Genomic window (Cololabis saira isolate AMF1-May2022 chromosome 10, fColSai1.1, whole genome shotgun sequence):
TGCCTCCCGCGGCTACAACGGTAGCTTTACAACACTTGCAGATGATTGTTGTTTGTTGGACGTTGTCTTTTTTAAAGCCAAAGAATTTCCACACAGCCGACACGGCTCCTCTTTTCGGAACAAGTTCCCCTGTGTCATGTTCTGGAACAGTTGTGGGACTTTCGTTTTCAGCCATCTTCACCCACATATGTCCGCTGTAAACAATGCAACTGctaaatagtgatgcaccgaaatgaaaatttgtggccgaaaccgaaaataataataaacacttggccgaataccgaacatggttcttcgcagtttttcatttattttgccaatcttttcaccattgcatgaatcaaataaatttgatttaggcgtgcttttcaaagaaaaaaatcttttacaaaattacaaggtagaaaatatttattgaacataaaaaactgaacattttttaatttcccagcattatgttgttttggttccacctcctggtgaatgttaggtaaaattcttatgtggttactttttggttggccaacgatttatgtttgtagtctatttccttatattacaacgctgtttttaattgttcgttttttttcccacttattccaccgaacaccgaaagtgtttttttgccattttcggccgaacaattttggttaccgaacaatcggtgcatcactactgctaaacagtcccctcacaaacagtgtccagcggcgctacttTCCGCCGCgcagcgttcccaacgttgtgtacgctactgtacatactcaccggtattacggtatatgaaaaattcatatcataagaaaaataaacaccggtattcggtatgaaccggtataccgcccagcactacctcTGCCAATCCTGGAAGATGTAGCTGTGCTGCTGCCTTTAATTCCACCGATTGTAGAAAGCTATATAGAAACTTTACAGCGGACAGCCGCATGCACATTGTTGAATGTGGCAAACGaaccacctcctggtgaatgaaGTAACTGTGCCTGTTTGGGAAACATTTTTTAGGAAAACTATTTTTGTTTACAGTCACACACTGCTACTTTGTGGATCTGTCTGTGTCTCCACGTCTGACAGTTTTAAACATCACCATGAAGTATAAATTTGACTTAATCATTAAAATTGATTCATCATCCCGCTCTAGTTTGAATCAATCAGAAGTATAATGGAGCAGGTCTCAAAGACACATGGCCAACATCTACATTCATGGCTTTTCATCTTGAAATGTGAAACTTctgttatgattattattattattattgcacatccgCTCTACTCCAGTGTATTGAGCCTTGGAAAATGGAATGAAATGTGATCGTCTGCAGAAGGTTGTTTTAAATGCGGGTGTTGTGGTCTAATGTGGATAGACTGATATTGTAGTAGTAATTGTAGAAGTAATGATGaaattaatttaataatttccTCCTTCAGCTCATAGTGCAGGTGTACGTCAACGCTGGTAAACGCAACAATGTGGAAATAAAACTGCAAGGACTGCTGGCTTTGATGTCCTTGGTATCAGctgttatacaggactgtctcagaaaattagaatattgtgatacagttctttattttctgtaatgcaatttataaaaaaaaaaaaaaaaaaaaaagtcatacattctggattaattacaaatcaactgaaatatttcaagccttttattattttaatattgctgattatggcttacagtttaagattaagattcccagaatattctaattttttgagataggatatttgagttttcttaagctgtaatccatgatcagcaatattaaaataataaaaggcttgcaatatttcagttgatttgtaatgaatccagaatgtatgacatttttgcattacagaaaataaaggacgttatcacaatattcaaattttctgagacagtcctgtatacagtaACAATgtaactaactacaggtttaaaAATAAAGCCATTTGAGATATCAAGACAATCTTCTCCAGTAAGGGACGTATTCAACCTGTTGTCCCTGTGAGCATGAATGGTCTTGTGATATCAACTATCGGATGAATgggaaagtgtgtccaaacttttgagtTGAAACACTTGTGTTGATGTGGATCAGCATTGTTTCGAAAAATGCCTTTTGGAGCTAATACGGTTTAATAAGGACGTAACCTTTCGCAGCACAGCTCTAGTGAAACATGCCAGTCTGAATACTTTTTGATGTCGCCACAGTCACTCGCACTTAGTCATGTGTTTGTCCCTTCAAGTAAGTAAAGTAAATCCtgtaaattttcttttcttgaacATCTAGATTCCAGTTGTGGAACCAATGGTGTGAAAAAGCCATCAGATGGAGCAACTGTGGCCCAGTCCCTGTTCCTGAACAACAAAGAGCACTCGTCTTTGCTGGCCAAGTCACTGGTGAGGAGTGTTACTGAAGATGAAATGCATTTGGCTATCATTAcacatgtaaattaaaatatgttgggcataaaataattaataaaacatgTATAATGGTGGTAATATTATTATTGCTATAGACTACTTTTCAAAACTCATTTACAAAATTAAGAGACGAGTGAAATTAGGACCGGGTGCGATTTAAAAGAGGTCACTGAGGCTGTTGGCCTGGTTTACTCAGGCAGCTTGTTCCACAGTTTAGGAGCTTTGACCACAAATGTTTTGCCACCTCTGGTACTCAGCCATGTCTCTGGAACAAACAACAGTCCTCTATCCAAGGATCCCAGTCTGTATACACAAACTGGTGCGTCATTATGACAGACAGGGAACAATCTAGCACAGTCTTTGATAATCACATCTGCATAATGATATGTGGAATGTCAGTGAAAAATGCAAACTGTCATTAGACTGCAAAGCACTAATAGGTTAGGGCCTAACGGTATTTACAGTAAAACGTGATCATTTCCTCATTAAGAAGATTTGTTGTGTAATAACTCAAAAGAAGATGGCTAAATTAGACAATTTTTAGGAGAGCTAGGTTGGAAGATGTTTGCCTTATTGCAGTGTGGTTCTAAGGTGAAATGTCTGGCTGTTGCACAAACATCATTAGGTGTTCAACGTGAGTGTTTGTGCATTTTTGGTTGGTTGGGGATGTGCGATACCCATTTGTGTCATACTTGCCTCAGTTAGCTGGATGCAGTGTAGCGGTTATGGTTTACTGTGAAAATCTGAGTTGTTTTTAGATaattagtttttatttcttttttaattcacCAGCTTAAGTTCTTCTTTAATTCTAATATGTGTAGTATATTTGGTTTCGTTGAAGGACAGGGTAGGGAAAAAAAACCACATTGAATAGAAGCTAACactgttaatatttatttattttttgaattcaTGTTTCAGAAACATGAAAATAAGGAAGATGGAACAAGTGACAACAAAGATGAAGACAGAAGAGACAAGGAGAAAGATGTTGCAGTATCATTTGTATTTGGTCAGAATATCAAAGACAGAGCAAAGGTTAgtcgttttctttttgttttatacCCGTCGATAATATATGATGAGGGTAGACATTTCAGGCAAGAACAAGTGGCAAAGCGATAGGAACAGTTAAGGCGCGTTTCCACTAGTGGGAGTTCCAGGTAGATTTTTCAGTTGACACATTTCTACATTTTGGTGAAGTTGGAGTTTACAAGAAAAAATTGTAGATGGACCAGCAAGGTAGTTTTTGTGTATTAAAGCCAGTGTAAAGGTCCGGCGGGCTGGAGGAGGTTTCTTTAACATTCAGTCACTACCACAGCagtgtatgtttaaaaaaaaaaaatgcatgtagCATCCATTGtttgtagggctggggatcgattcaaatgtcaagaatcgattcgattcttaagattcagaatcgattatcaagatttgattcgattccaatattgatttgggttggtgttattaaaactgttttttgagctgttgcatgaattatatgactgtagttatgcaaaatattactactagtattatattgagattaaacagcaagtattggcagctaatgatgctgtaaggaccaatcagctcccagaatgctgatagaactgctttcagaaacatcatgtgggtcagaattaccaaacagatccagggaggaaacagagacggatgaaatcggttttattttttcccacattccgtttttatttgttccatttttggtctattttggtttttaatttttgagcatttggtttttagcatttttttttgcaaatgtaaccccaagacagtatataaagtaatgaaatagataatttatgcaattataacactttaatgttttcataccttttaaacatatttaaaggcaaaaacatggcaccagttattcttgtgtccagcaaaacattccttttttggggataaacaaaaaaataaccaaaagttgtaatgtaatgatgaaaaaaaaatacataaatacatttttaaaaaaaatcgatctttagacatatgaatcgatttttaggaattaatatcagaatcgatttagaattgggaaatcgatttttttcaacacaggcctaattgtTTGTGTTTCTTCTCTGTATTCTTTTGCTTCATTCTTTTTATCATCTCCTTTTCTGCTGCTGACCATTTGTGAACAGCAGAAAATGCACATTACCCCTGCCTACTGGGCAGCAGTGTTACTTTCTCAGTCAATGGTGGTTGTGATGCGATGCAGTGTGATGGAGACAAGCCGGCTGAAGGTGTGGAGGAGACGATCAGCTCTGTTAGAGATTCCTCTGGCGGATTTACCCCGAACTCCTGCTGGGGGAAACGTGCCTTTAGGTGTTAGAGCTGGGTCTTTGTACTTTCAGTCTGAACAGTGAGGCATCTTATTATAAGCCCACATTTTACAACATCTCTCTGCGTTATTGCCTAAAGGAATTTGGGTGGCCTTGTTGGAATAAAATTGTTGTGCTTTGACTCCAGTTCCAATTAGATGTCTTCacatgtgtgttttgtttttctttgtccccccccccaacaTAGGTGGATGAGAACAATACAGAAGAAAATTTAAAGGATGGTTCACAACTGGAGTCAGAGGGCACTAATTATTTCTTACAGTACATCTCTACTTCAAGGTATTGAAATAGTCATTTTCATATTTTATCTGTTCAACTGAATCACCATTGGCCTCTTTGCACTCAGTGAATCATGTTATAATTCCTTCCCCTTAGTTCAAAAAATACTGCGAACAGTCCGGACAGTGGAGCAAAATTTGTTTTTGGGCAAAATATGTCTGAACGAGTTCTGGTAAGTGGATGGAGGTTACAGCTGCTAAATATTCTGCTTTGCTGCAAAGCtcttaaatattaaaaagcTTAACAAGTTGTTATGATCAATGTTGTAATTTCAGAGTCCCCCGAAGGGTGAGGCTTCAAATGAGGAAAATAAAGAGGTTTCAGTCGCTCCTGTTTCAGAGCCTTCATCACAGGAAGCAACTccggaaaaaggaaaagaaaaaggtaacACATAATTGGAAAGAGAGGTTGCCatttggttgtaaaaaagaCATTTGGCTAAATTCTAGCGGCAATCCCCAACAAACAATCAAAAAGGGAAAATGTGAATATGAAAGTGGTTTTACACAAATGCACCTCTGAGATGTAATTATAGTAATCAATACAAAAGTTGAAACATGTTTACACAAGGAACACTATGATTACTGGGTAAAgattattttattaaattagacctaattgatttatatttagctttttaaactttttctgGGTAAAGTGCCTTGAAATTACTGTTGGTGATATACGAGTAAAGTTAATTTGATTTTATAGAAACTTACTATAGTTAAGTGTTGATTtgtattagttttttgttttttttttaatgataaacGGAATGTTTTAACCATGAGTAAGAGATTGCTGTACGGCAGCTGTAGGGAATGAGAACCAGATATTTCAAGACCACTTTGTCTCGAGATgctgaaaaaagagcagacactTGACACTGTAGATGCGCAGTTGAGGTATAGCTCTGGTTTGCAGTGTTAAgggtttattttttgtatttttgttgaaTTTTCGATTTCGGCACCATAAATTCAGTAATGAGAAGGGCACTAACTCTTGAAGCAGATGTCAACTGTTTCCCTCGGTATCTGTCTCAGCAGTGAACAGTGTGTCAGAGTCTTTGGAGGAATCTGCAGCAGCCTACACCAAAGCCACAGCCAAGAAGTGCATTTTAGAGAAAGTTGACGTGAAAACTGGAGAGGAATCAGAAAGCAATGTTTTACAGGTAGAAAACACACCGGACTCTCTTCAACATTtgcagtgggaaaaaaaccgtgGAAGAGAGTAACACAAACTTTTCTGTTTTACCTTTTGCTACAGATGCAGTGCAAGTTGTATGTTTTTGAGAAGACGGCTCAGTCATGGATAGAGCGGGGGCGAGGACTGCTGAGGCTTAACGACATGGCTTCGACAGACGACGGCACGCTACAGTCCCGTCTCGGTAAACACGCCTGCACAAAGTTTGACGACttgaaactagggctgggcgatatggaccaaaagtcatatcttgatattttctagctgaatggcgatactcgatatatatcgatattttttctgtgccataattggggtttcccccaaagcattatagcatagcatctctgttagcatctctgttagcttcatttttttctgaggcaaccCCTTAAAAatacagtcagttttaatacaaagcctcgtgccaaatgtcacacaggtacctttattaacagaggtctgcacaatatcaaaatgtataaaacaaatgaaataaaaataaactgcctgcatatatagaataaaaatgcttctttataaaataaaacaaatatccctttcctgcataacaattacattaaaatacactgtgcaattaatacaatgtagacagtaacatacagacttttccactgaggttgacagttgtgcaaataacaaaacatttgtgcaaatctcaaataaaacattcaagtcaatttgtcacaaaatatcaaaatcataaaaacattttttttttttttttttttttttttttaatcgatataaacgatattgtctcgtaccatatcgcatttgaaaatatatcaatatatattaaaatctagATATATCGCTCAGCCCTACTTGAAACAAATGCAATGAACAACTTGCTCTCACAAACTCTCCATGGTTTTTTATGGTTCAATGAGAAATGGTTTGTTTGGTCAGTTTTTGGTGCAGTACGTCAAATTGACCACAACAGGGAGCCAAATCATAAACGAAATAATGCTGTCAAATGGAAACCACAACCCTGCATGTATAAATTGTGAAGCAAGAAAGCAGGACTGGTTTTCATCACATAAAGTATGTATGTTGTAAGGAGGGAAACGTGCCAGCAGTTTGTTCTGGTGTTTTCAAAAACAATCCTTATTGTTAACCATTTCAGACGGCAAGGTTAATTCAAAGTAAATATTATTCTTTTACACAAATAAACACATCATTAACACATTAGATCACATAAGGAAGTAAGTCAATAACTCTGCAGTTACTGTCTTATGTGATATAAAGTCGAGTACGTTAGTTTGGACAACTTTTGACTACATTGGGCGTCTTTGAGCTGTAGCTTAATTctgctgtttgtgtgttttcttcGCTTTAAATCCTTCCAGTGATGAGGACTCAGGGCAGCCTGCGGTTGATCCTCAACACTAAACTTTGGCCACAGATGCAGGTGGACAAGGCCAGCGAGAAGAGTGTGCGAATCACTGCCATGGACACAGAGGACCAGGGGGTCAAAGTCTTCTTAATATCAGTACGTATCGCCATAAAGGCCGCTGGACctgtgcaacatttttttcaagggttagagctagggctgggcgattttggacaaaaataaaatcctgatttttattttattttttttttctcttctctgaaaacccaaatttcgatttcgatttttttggtaaaactacaaaggacaatggaataaattgtttcaaatattttatctttatttttaaagaaaaatagcaaacaaatttccctattgggaatgaagtgcaattgaaagatactgtaaatcctcctttagtttagtaaagtgacaacatttacaattttcttgaccaaacaaagatgactagacgagctctgtctgtaatgcagccagctgcaaaaaaggaaaatccattttcctttttttaacatcgtcttgattaataaatccgatttagatttaaaatcgattaatcgcacaccCCTAGTTAGAGGGTTTTTGATCAATATTTTCCTGGTACAAGAAAGTAATATGAGTGGATAAAGTTGCACTTCCAGATGTTTACAGTAGATAAAGCGTCAACTTTTATGTCAGTTTTGTAAGAAATATGGAAAATAAAAACCTCTCCATATTGAAATAATGGTTTATAAAGTTCAGGAATGCCTCCGGTTCCAGGCCACTCCAAGAAACTATATAGCAGCAACATATTCAACCTTTTGGTACTCCACACTTGTGACCACTGCTCTGATATGTTCCAATTCACTAAACGTCTTTACAGATGTTTGTCATTAGTCTCCAGCTGCTTAAAGTGGCGAATTCTTATCATTCAGAAAAGCATTGGATGTACAACATTTGCAGATCAGCAGCGCAGTAAGAATGTGTGTAATGTTAATGTGTATGCCGTCTGTCCTTCACTTGTTTAGGGTAGCTCTAAAGACGTGGGTCAGCTGGCTGCTGCGTTACATCACCGTATCTTAGCCCTAAAGAGCAGGGCGGAGCAGGAGCCCGAGACCCCGGCGACGACCATCCCCGACGCAGAGGTACCGCAGTCCAACGAGGAGGACAGCGACGAGGAAGACAAAGGCTCTGGTTCCGGTGCAGCCTCCACTCCTGCTGCAAGTCAGTGATTTCTCTTTCTTAGTCTTTGTGCTGTTACGTGTTCCATGTTGCCTTGGTTAATTTAGTGTTAACAGTCAGATTggtctagggctgcagctatcgaatattttagtaatcgagtactCTActgtaatcggataaaacatatttttgtttagttaaagagcaattataaatatacataagatgttagatgttaattgacatcaagactaaattatataatacagtaggttcagggctgtgcatttaaaaaccctgaacttacaccagttgaccaaattcactgccttcactcaaaaaactaaggatcttaccaagaaatgttcttatttctaacctaaaaatgccattacacctgattacacacatcacttaaaaggttaggtgtttatcccacgtgtttcaattgaactttaatttgtgtcaagctaattttagatctaattaagttttaagttagagttttggcagtgtttaaaataaaattatgagacctgctgtattggagcacattttcttttagttaaaactgtagcgggaacagatgtttagaggaacctatgtatgtaccgggtgaaggatgatttattgttccgcgttacaacaacgcagagcctacgctgtagcctctgcgtcgatttaacgcggaacaataattttggaccagaagaatatagaatggattaaaaataaaagttaagcactgagctacgtctgtctcccgtctgggccattgcagactcattgcctgagcacggcatgttacaaaaagcaaacatacccgccgcctctttcttctacctTTTACGTGCACTGCGTCAccgcgttgtgccgcattaaatgtagtccgggcgtaatacgatgctttgagctggtgaaattaaacgattcctcgaggcagagaaaattcctcaatcattttttgtaatcgaattactcaaattattcgaggaatcgtttcagcccttgATTGGTCATTTGTAATGTTTCATTTGATCAGTTGTTGCTAACGGAGCCAATCACCATAGACAGTATTTTTTTGAAGCGAGCAAGGAGCTGAACATCTTAATGATATTTTACAAGCGTCTGGTTCCTGGGATCCACAAACCAAACAGTGCTCATCATAATTTTAGGATTTTTATTTGCAGACGGGAAAACAGCTCTTTTGATTTGTGTAAGTGTAGCAGTGGAAAGACTGGTGGTGTAAACAGGTCTTAGCTAGAGGGGAACAGCTCTTCATTATTTTACCAGAAGTGGAATCAAAGCTTCCCAGCTGAAGTTCGTCTATAAACAACTAACTCATATTGACGCTAACGTATCTTATTAGTCATACCCAAATATCTTCTATAAATGAAACTGACGGCACTCTAGCGACAGTGCTGTGGCAGAGATGTGCTGACAGTTCACTGAGTTCTACAACAATGCagatttattatttaatctTCTGTTTACTTCTTTAATGTTGtgtctacggagcccctctgttGACAttcgaaaaaaaataaaataactcgtggccacgcattaataactcgtggccacgagataatcaatgcgtggccacgagttattaatgcgtggccatgcattattttgtttttcaaatgtcacatgttattactacactcgccatgacaatactcttgctctttaatataaatagactataattaccaTTAATAATGATtaataaccatcccaccaaggaagttgcatccactaagtccagacagtaggttataatgccatccacgagtaaaataatgcgtgggcacgagatacataatgcgtggccacgcattatgtatctcgtggccaggcattgattatctcgtggccacgagttattaatgcgtggccacgcattattttatttttttcaaatgtcaccagaggggctccgtaggtTTCTATTAAATGTTGTCAGAATATAAATGTATGGTTTAAGGCACACCTTTCCAGAGCCATGGTCAACCTGCTGCCACTCTGTCCCTGCAGGTAATTCAGAGGGAGGTGAGAGCCAGGCTGCGGCAAGCACATAGCGTCACTCTTGGACAGCCTGCTAAGATGCCGCCGTTGAGGCACTTTGCTGTAGGCATCTCCACGGACAACCCTTGACCAATATGGGTCCTCCAGACCAGTACTTTTGGATATTAGAAGTCTAGCTCCAGGAAATAATCCCCATGTGCCGGAGTGTCTCACCCAACCGTGCAGTCATCGTCTCTGCATTCAGCGTAAtatctggagttttttttttttttttgttttgtttgttttgtttttttttgtttccctccctctcctgttttgtgttttatttttgttttcgagTATTTTTCCTATTCCGATAGCAAAAATAAAGACTTCAAAGCTTTGGTTTGGGACTTTTCTGCTCATCATATTGATGAGTGTAAGGGTGTTTTCCTCTACATTTTAAGTATGGCACATGTTAAGACTGCAGTTTCTACTTTGGGACCTTTATACTCACTCTACAGCCGTATCTCTGGACTCCACACACCCAGAGGAGCTTCATTCACAGTGTGTTTGACTAGTCATCCAGTCGGTTGGTCTTACATCAAGACCCACCTTCCTCCTAATCCTCCCCATCCTGACCAGTCTGTGCATTATGTTTTATcaaatgtaatttattttggGCGGTGATTCTCATGAAGCAATTCAACACATACGTGCTGTTTGTAATGGCCAGCCAAGACCACTCAAGTTGTCATTACTAGCACTTTCTTCTATTTCTTATTGACCTATatcatagtgaataaaatactcAAACAATGCAGTTTCTGCTAATGTGAGTTCATGTTTGAGGAAAACAGGGCAGAAGGATTCACCTGttaatttttttctaaattaatggGATGTTAgtcattcacttttttttttttttttttctaaattgacAAATTGAACTCATCAGTCCATATTCTGCatgtaacttctttttttttttttttttttttttttttaaacatcccaagggTTTATTGTGTTGTTACATATTTTTATGTTGAAATTTATATATACTTTTTATCCATTTACATTTGAAAAAACATGTTGGAATGAAGACTTCATGTGTGGAAAATTTGAGTGATAACTGTAAAACCCTTTTGAATGTCatgtacatttgaatatatcattTAGTAGTGCACCATGTTTTCTCATCTCCTCCAACTGCCccctttacaaaataaaaccattttggattgactgtttttttttttttaattttctttttttctttttttctccttcaaaaaTTTGATTTACTGCTTTTAGACTTAAAGGTGAATTCTTGTTGGAGTCAGGCACCGGTTCTGTTTTTAACCTTGACGTTgtcttagtgatgttatgtagTAGCTGTTGGAGAACAGATTTCAACCTTGGATATAACTGCAAACATGaaatgaggggggggggtttatcTGCTTAGTATTCATGTGTTGGATCTGGACCCGCAGAGTTGATGTATGTTGCGCTCCGACTGCACTGAGCAGCAGTCAGCCTAAATCTTGCTTGCATACAGTATTCATCAGGCACCAGGTCATGAATATTTGATGCGTGTATCTATCAACGCGGCCTGATGCTATCATATACATTTAAACTAGAAACAGAACTGCGGCCGCTTGCAAACTCTTTGCTTTATCAGCCTTTCTACTGTGACTGCAGGAGAACATTTGTTTGCAGCGAGTCCTTTAAAACCGCTGACTTCTGAggtgaaagttaaagttaagcATATTTTGACCTTAGATGTAGGAGAGCTGAGCTTTCCTGCACAGCATGGTTTGAAGTGTTTTGATTCTACTTTCTACTCATGAACAGGGATTCATAAGTTCGTTAATTTTTAATCTTGAGTTTTTGACACCTCAGTACAATAAAATTCTGTGAATGTTCTACAAACTACAAATTTTGGCAATGTTGAgattcaaaaaaaaagatgacatttCAAAGATAAGGCAACTCAGTCCAAAAAAACAAGTGTAAATGCTTTATAGCGGGAAGGCTGATTCATAAAAAGTGCAAAACCTTCTGAATcccagaaaaaaaatgatgcatataaaaacaagaaaataaaagttaattcaatTCAGAAATAGGTTTAAACCTAGTTGTTGAAAGGATTCCTGTCCTGGTCATAAAGTTGAGACATTAAACCATGCAAGGCCATGTATGTGGAAAACAGATGAGCTGGGACttggtttattttactttaaacGAAAAAAAGTGCGTCACTGCTTAAGACCGTGTGGTTCTGAGGAAAGACTGACGTTAAATCTGATTCAatcaaaccatgaaaaaaatgacGTTTGAAAATGTTACACCCTGATCTAAGACTGAGAAAAAGATAAGGCATGTACGGTCGTGTAAAGCCAACTCAGATGGTTTGATGTGTCAGGAGGACATTAGAAAGAAAGATAATAATCAAAGCTGATCCTTAACGGGTCAATGCAACTTCAGTAGAATGAAAGCACATGACATCACACCGTTATTATCAAGTTAATACAAATGAAGGGCTATGATGAAAAAATAGGTACAAAATAAGTACACTCTTACTGCTTCTACATAAATGAATGGTATCACTACTAGCCAGTTGTTATGTTACTTTGCATTGTTGGTGTGCAGATGTGTGTTGCCAAGGAggcaagacatcagcaatgaggGAATTTGCAATCACA
Coding sequences:
- the ranbp3b gene encoding ran-binding protein 3b isoform X4 → MADLANEDKPAIAPPVFVFQKDKAQKRSAEGSSAEDGEDSDKDEGSYCPPVKREKTSSFPPPHSVPKNNVFMPSSFCQSPTGNSDSEPEEKPVGFRLKPPTLIHGQAPSSDSSCGTNGVKKPSDGATVAQSLFLNNKEHSSLLAKSLKHENKEDGTSDNKDEDRRDKEKDVAVSFVFGQNIKDRAKVDENNTEENLKDGSQLESEGTNYFLQYISTSSSKNTANSPDSGAKFVFGQNMSERVLSPPKGEASNEENKEVSVAPVSEPSSQEATPEKGKEKAVNSVSESLEESAAAYTKATAKKCILEKVDVKTGEESESNVLQMQCKLYVFEKTAQSWIERGRGLLRLNDMASTDDGTLQSRLVMRTQGSLRLILNTKLWPQMQVDKASEKSVRITAMDTEDQGVKVFLISGSSKDVGQLAAALHHRILALKSRAEQEPETPATTIPDAEVPQSNEEDSDEEDKGSGSGAASTPAASNSEGGESQAAAST
- the ranbp3b gene encoding ran-binding protein 3b isoform X1, with the protein product MADLANEDKPAIAPPVFVFQKDKAQKRSAEGSSAEDGEDSDKDEGSYCPPVKREKTSSFPPPHSVPKNNVFMPSSFCQSPTGNSDSEPEEKPVGFRLKPPTLIHGQAPSSGVPSQKPKEQQRSVLRPAVLQAPPSKSLIESNSSCGTNGVKKPSDGATVAQSLFLNNKEHSSLLAKSLKHENKEDGTSDNKDEDRRDKEKDVAVSFVFGQNIKDRAKVDENNTEENLKDGSQLESEGTNYFLQYISTSSSKNTANSPDSGAKFVFGQNMSERVLSPPKGEASNEENKEVSVAPVSEPSSQEATPEKGKEKAVNSVSESLEESAAAYTKATAKKCILEKVDVKTGEESESNVLQMQCKLYVFEKTAQSWIERGRGLLRLNDMASTDDGTLQSRLVMRTQGSLRLILNTKLWPQMQVDKASEKSVRITAMDTEDQGVKVFLISGSSKDVGQLAAALHHRILALKSRAEQEPETPATTIPDAEVPQSNEEDSDEEDKGSGSGAASTPAASNSEGGESQAAAST
- the ranbp3b gene encoding ran-binding protein 3b isoform X2, with product MADLANEDKPAIAPPVFVFQKDKAQKRSAEGSSAEDGEDSDKDEGSYCPPVKREKTSSFPPPHSVPKNNVFMPSSFCQSPTGNSDSEPEEKPVGFRLKPPTLIHGQAPSSGVPSQKPKEQQRSVLRPAVLQAPPSKSLIESNSSCGTNGVKKPSDGATVAQSLFLNNKEHSSLLAKSLKHENKEDGTSDNKDEDRRDKEKDVAVSFVFGQNIKDRAKVDENNTEENLKDGSQLESEGTNYFLQYISTSSSKNTANSPDSGAKFVFGQNMSERVLSPPKGEASNEENKEVSVAPVSEPSSQEATPEKGKEKVNSVSESLEESAAAYTKATAKKCILEKVDVKTGEESESNVLQMQCKLYVFEKTAQSWIERGRGLLRLNDMASTDDGTLQSRLVMRTQGSLRLILNTKLWPQMQVDKASEKSVRITAMDTEDQGVKVFLISGSSKDVGQLAAALHHRILALKSRAEQEPETPATTIPDAEVPQSNEEDSDEEDKGSGSGAASTPAASNSEGGESQAAAST
- the ranbp3b gene encoding ran-binding protein 3b isoform X7: MADLANEDKPAIAPPVFVFQKDKAQKRSAEGSSAEDGEDSDKDEGSYCPPVKREKTSSFPPPHSVPKNNVFMPSSFCQSPTGNSDSEPEEKPVGFRLKPPTLIHGQAPSSDSSCGTNGVKKPSDGATVAQSLFLNNKEHSSLLAKSLVDENNTEENLKDGSQLESEGTNYFLQYISTSSSKNTANSPDSGAKFVFGQNMSERVLSPPKGEASNEENKEVSVAPVSEPSSQEATPEKGKEKAVNSVSESLEESAAAYTKATAKKCILEKVDVKTGEESESNVLQMQCKLYVFEKTAQSWIERGRGLLRLNDMASTDDGTLQSRLVMRTQGSLRLILNTKLWPQMQVDKASEKSVRITAMDTEDQGVKVFLISGSSKDVGQLAAALHHRILALKSRAEQEPETPATTIPDAEVPQSNEEDSDEEDKGSGSGAASTPAASNSEGGESQAAAST